In one Liolophura sinensis isolate JHLJ2023 chromosome 11, CUHK_Ljap_v2, whole genome shotgun sequence genomic region, the following are encoded:
- the LOC135477451 gene encoding sodium/nucleoside cotransporter 1-like isoform X1, with translation MTTTYMLTRNWCGLASRKQCVRRPKMDSMKPMSSTPNGKICGPFSNGVLPSEKSTTPIAPIWVPAPLGYHAGKSSVCRKLPESDQVEIEVTMSEDSNSNSTNPSDSSWSKLLGLQLKVGSFVGEKSSVIFKVCVVIFLALYCAYFAWALLLNHRRATPLIVMTSLIVVGLLFSLVKRKVGPSLHKTMRNLNLAIDLKWHVLKWIVYPIIFLCVAGVIAYKVWDRPENLVSLGGLVFFLMILFIFSARSSQVKWRPVLWGLGLQMALAMFIQWECGYEVFRFLGSQVQTFLSYTDEGSSFVFGQKFTEHPFAFKVLPVIIFFSCTISVLYHLGVMQIVIGAIAWVMRVTLGTTAAESLSAAGNIFVGQTEAPILIRPYLELMTKSELHAIMTGGFATIAGGVLAAYILFGIPAEHLICASVMNAPCALAVSKLFYPETEESKLAKATDLPQQEKKERNVLEAAASGASSAIMLVANVAANLIAFLAMLAFVNAMLGWFGSMVDHPELSFQLICSYIFMPVAFLMGVDWEDAGIIGELIGIKTFLNEFVAYKDLSVYIANRKACIQPAISMRSEVIATYALCGFANLSSIGIQLGGIGPMAPNRKGDLASIALRALTAGIITSLITSCVAGLLIVEDPVTLCQMPVNVTEVLNVTSFINGTDLML, from the exons ATGACCACGACTTATATG TTGACCAGAAATTGGTGTGGGCTTGCCTCCAGAAAGCAGTGTGTGAGAAGGCCCAAGATGGATTCCATGAAACCAATGTCATCTACTCCCAATGGAAAAATCTGTGGACCCTTCAGTAACGGAGTATTACCCTCTGAGAAATCCACTACACCTATTGCCCCCATCTGGGTTCCTGCTCCCCTTGGGTATCACGCAGGAAAGTCATCTGTATGCAGAAAACTGCCAGAGTCTGACCAAGTAGAGATTGAAGTCACCATGTCCGAAGATAGca ATAGTAATTCAACTAACCCTTCAGACAGTTCATGGAGTAAATTGTTAGGCCTTCAGCTCAAAGTTGGGAGTTTTGTTGGGGAGAAGTCGTCTGTAATTTTCAAG GTTTGTGTGGTGATATTTCTGGCCTTGTACTGCGCTTATTTTGCCTGGGCGCTCCTCCTGAACCACCGGAGAGCCACACCCCTCATCGTTATGACCAGCTTAATCGTGGTTGGTCTACTGTTCTCCTTGGTAAAGAGGAAGGTTGGCCCGTCCCTGCACAAAACCATGAGAAACCTGAACTTGGCTATTGATCTGAAGTGGCACGTCCTGAAATG GATCGTGTATCCCATAATATTTCTCTGTGTTGCCGGGGTGATAGCGTACAAGGTTTGGGACCGCCCTGAGAATCTCGTCTCGCTGGGAGGACTTGTTTTCTTCCTGATGATTCTCTTCATCTTCTCTGCCAGGTCCTCTCAG GTGAAATGGCGTCCAGTTTTATGGGGACTTGGTCTGCAGATGGCTCTAGCTATGTTCATCCAATGGGAGTGTGGCTATGAAGTATTTCGCTTCCTTGGCAGTCAGGTTCAGACATTCCTTAGCTATACAGACGAAGGGTCAAGTTTTGTCTTTGGACAAAAGTTCACAGAACACCCATTTGCGTTTAAG GTGCTGCCAGTAATCATCTTCTTCAGCTGCACTATCTCCGTGCTCTATCATCTCGGGGTCATGCAGATCGTCATCGGGGCCATCGCCTGGGTCATGAGGGTCACCCTGGGCACTACTGCAGCAGAGTCGCTGAGCGCGGCAGGCAATATATTTGTGGGGCAG ACTGAAGCGCCCATTCTGATTCGACCATATTTGGAACTGATGACCAAATCGGAGCTTCATGCCATCATGACCGGAGGATTTGCTACCATAGCCGGGGGCGTCCTAGCCGCTTACATTCTCTTTGGG ATCCCAGCAGAGCACCTTATCTGCGCGTCAGTTATGAATGCCCCGTGCGCCCTCGCCGTGTCAAAACTCTTCTACCCAGAGACGGAGGAGAGCAAACTGGCCAAGGCCACGGATTTACCCCAGCAAGAAAA aaaAGAGAGAAATGTGCTGGAAGCTGCTGCGTCTGGGGCTTCCTCGGCAATCATGCTGGTTGCTAACGTAGCAGCTAATCTCATTGCCTTCCTAGCGATGTTAGCGTTCGTGAACGCTATGCTGGGATGGTTTGGCAGCATGGTGGATCACCCAGAACTATCTTTCCAG CTGATCTGTTCCTACATCTTCATGCCTGTTGCCTTCCTCATGGGAGTAGACTGGGAGGATGCTGGCATCATAGGAGAACTCATCGGAATCAAAACATTCCTCAATGAATTTGTGGCCTACAAGGATCTCAGTGTGTACATCGCCAACAGGAAGGCCTGTATACAGCCTGCCATATCG ATGAGATCCGAGGTGATAGCTACCTATGCCTTGTGTGGCTTTGCTAACCTCAGCTCTATAGGCATCCAACTGGGTGGAATCGGCCCTATGGCACCCAACAGAAAGGGCGACCTGGCCAGTATAGCTCTTAGGGCGTTGACGGCAGGTATCATTACGTCTCTGATTACCTCTTGTGTCGCAG GTTTGCTGATTGTAGAAGACCCAGTCACACTGTGTCAAATGCCAGTAAATGTGACAGAAGTTTTGAATGTGACATCGTTTATCAATGGTACAGATCTGATGTTATAA
- the LOC135477451 gene encoding solute carrier family 28 member 3-like isoform X2 has product MDSMKPMSSTPNGKICGPFSNGVLPSEKSTTPIAPIWVPAPLGYHAGKSSVCRKLPESDQVEIEVTMSEDSNSNSTNPSDSSWSKLLGLQLKVGSFVGEKSSVIFKVCVVIFLALYCAYFAWALLLNHRRATPLIVMTSLIVVGLLFSLVKRKVGPSLHKTMRNLNLAIDLKWHVLKWIVYPIIFLCVAGVIAYKVWDRPENLVSLGGLVFFLMILFIFSARSSQVKWRPVLWGLGLQMALAMFIQWECGYEVFRFLGSQVQTFLSYTDEGSSFVFGQKFTEHPFAFKVLPVIIFFSCTISVLYHLGVMQIVIGAIAWVMRVTLGTTAAESLSAAGNIFVGQTEAPILIRPYLELMTKSELHAIMTGGFATIAGGVLAAYILFGIPAEHLICASVMNAPCALAVSKLFYPETEESKLAKATDLPQQEKKERNVLEAAASGASSAIMLVANVAANLIAFLAMLAFVNAMLGWFGSMVDHPELSFQLICSYIFMPVAFLMGVDWEDAGIIGELIGIKTFLNEFVAYKDLSVYIANRKACIQPAISMRSEVIATYALCGFANLSSIGIQLGGIGPMAPNRKGDLASIALRALTAGIITSLITSCVAGLLIVEDPVTLCQMPVNVTEVLNVTSFINGTDLML; this is encoded by the exons ATGGATTCCATGAAACCAATGTCATCTACTCCCAATGGAAAAATCTGTGGACCCTTCAGTAACGGAGTATTACCCTCTGAGAAATCCACTACACCTATTGCCCCCATCTGGGTTCCTGCTCCCCTTGGGTATCACGCAGGAAAGTCATCTGTATGCAGAAAACTGCCAGAGTCTGACCAAGTAGAGATTGAAGTCACCATGTCCGAAGATAGca ATAGTAATTCAACTAACCCTTCAGACAGTTCATGGAGTAAATTGTTAGGCCTTCAGCTCAAAGTTGGGAGTTTTGTTGGGGAGAAGTCGTCTGTAATTTTCAAG GTTTGTGTGGTGATATTTCTGGCCTTGTACTGCGCTTATTTTGCCTGGGCGCTCCTCCTGAACCACCGGAGAGCCACACCCCTCATCGTTATGACCAGCTTAATCGTGGTTGGTCTACTGTTCTCCTTGGTAAAGAGGAAGGTTGGCCCGTCCCTGCACAAAACCATGAGAAACCTGAACTTGGCTATTGATCTGAAGTGGCACGTCCTGAAATG GATCGTGTATCCCATAATATTTCTCTGTGTTGCCGGGGTGATAGCGTACAAGGTTTGGGACCGCCCTGAGAATCTCGTCTCGCTGGGAGGACTTGTTTTCTTCCTGATGATTCTCTTCATCTTCTCTGCCAGGTCCTCTCAG GTGAAATGGCGTCCAGTTTTATGGGGACTTGGTCTGCAGATGGCTCTAGCTATGTTCATCCAATGGGAGTGTGGCTATGAAGTATTTCGCTTCCTTGGCAGTCAGGTTCAGACATTCCTTAGCTATACAGACGAAGGGTCAAGTTTTGTCTTTGGACAAAAGTTCACAGAACACCCATTTGCGTTTAAG GTGCTGCCAGTAATCATCTTCTTCAGCTGCACTATCTCCGTGCTCTATCATCTCGGGGTCATGCAGATCGTCATCGGGGCCATCGCCTGGGTCATGAGGGTCACCCTGGGCACTACTGCAGCAGAGTCGCTGAGCGCGGCAGGCAATATATTTGTGGGGCAG ACTGAAGCGCCCATTCTGATTCGACCATATTTGGAACTGATGACCAAATCGGAGCTTCATGCCATCATGACCGGAGGATTTGCTACCATAGCCGGGGGCGTCCTAGCCGCTTACATTCTCTTTGGG ATCCCAGCAGAGCACCTTATCTGCGCGTCAGTTATGAATGCCCCGTGCGCCCTCGCCGTGTCAAAACTCTTCTACCCAGAGACGGAGGAGAGCAAACTGGCCAAGGCCACGGATTTACCCCAGCAAGAAAA aaaAGAGAGAAATGTGCTGGAAGCTGCTGCGTCTGGGGCTTCCTCGGCAATCATGCTGGTTGCTAACGTAGCAGCTAATCTCATTGCCTTCCTAGCGATGTTAGCGTTCGTGAACGCTATGCTGGGATGGTTTGGCAGCATGGTGGATCACCCAGAACTATCTTTCCAG CTGATCTGTTCCTACATCTTCATGCCTGTTGCCTTCCTCATGGGAGTAGACTGGGAGGATGCTGGCATCATAGGAGAACTCATCGGAATCAAAACATTCCTCAATGAATTTGTGGCCTACAAGGATCTCAGTGTGTACATCGCCAACAGGAAGGCCTGTATACAGCCTGCCATATCG ATGAGATCCGAGGTGATAGCTACCTATGCCTTGTGTGGCTTTGCTAACCTCAGCTCTATAGGCATCCAACTGGGTGGAATCGGCCCTATGGCACCCAACAGAAAGGGCGACCTGGCCAGTATAGCTCTTAGGGCGTTGACGGCAGGTATCATTACGTCTCTGATTACCTCTTGTGTCGCAG GTTTGCTGATTGTAGAAGACCCAGTCACACTGTGTCAAATGCCAGTAAATGTGACAGAAGTTTTGAATGTGACATCGTTTATCAATGGTACAGATCTGATGTTATAA